The genomic window TTACGCCATCCTGCTGATTCATTGGCTTGGAAGCATTTTGATCATAACCATCCTGAGTTTGCAATAGAGCCACGTAATGTAAGATTGGGATTAGCAAGTGATGGATTTAACCCCTTTGGAAATATGAGCACCACACATAGTGTTTGGCCTGTTATTCTAGTTCCATACAATCTACCCCCATGGTTGTGTATGAAAAATGATTATTTCATGATATCACTGCTAATTCCTGGTCCAAAAGCTCCCGGTAATGACATTGATGTATATCTGGAACCTTTAGTTGATGAGTTGAATGATTTGTGGAAAGAAGGGGTTAGGACATATGATGCatccaaaaaagaaaactttacGATGCGTGCTGCTATTTTTTGGACTATAAATGACTTTCCAGCATATGCCAATTTGTCTGGTTGGAGCACGAAAGGAAGTCTAGCATGTCCTTGTTGCAACAAGGATACCGTTTCGATGAGATTGAAGTACGGAAAAAAGTTTTGCTATATGGGTCATCGTCGTTTTTTGTCGCATGATCATAAATGgcgaaatgaaaaaaaaacatttgatgGAACAAAAGAGAATCGTCTTGCACCTAAGACTTTATCCGGTGATGAAGTACTACAACAATTGAGCCAAATAAAGCAAGTAATTTTTGGaaaggtaaataagaaaaggaaACGTTCTCAACAGGAAATATGCTATTTAAATTGGCGAAAACATAGCATTTTCTTCAACCTGCCATACTGGCATACAATGTTGATACGACACAATTTGGATGTTATGCATGTAGAGAAGAATATTGGTGATAATCTAATTGGCACACTAATGAATATAGATGGAAAATCCAAAGATAATCTAAATGCACGAAAGGATTTGATGGCGATGGGTTTAAGAACGGAGCTTCACTTGATACCAATACAGGGGAAGGCGATAGACATACAGAACAGTGTTCAAACAATTGGTAACAGCAAACCATATAAAATGCCTAGTGCTTTTTACACACTATCGAAAGATGAAAGACAATCATTTTGTCAATTTCTaatggatttgaagcttccAGATGGATTTTCGTCAAACATTTCTAGATGTGTCTATAAACATGaaggtaaacttcaaaactTGAAGAGTCATGACATTCATTGTTTATTACATCGCCACCTCCCATTAGGTATTCGTGGATTGTTAAGGAAGGATATTTCTAATACCTTAATTGAGTTTAGTGCCTACTTTAGAGAATTATGCTCAAAATCATTAAGAATGAGTGATTTGGAACGACTTGAAAACTCAATTGCATTGACTTTGTGCAAACTTTGAGAGAATATTTCCTCCCACATTCTTTGATATAATAGTTCACCTATCAGTTCATCTTGCAACTGAGGCGAAAATTACTGGCCCTGTCCAATATAGATGGATGTACCCATTTGAAAGGTATATTTTCTATTCTTTATATagaatacatacatacatacatacatacatacatacatacatacatatatatatatatatatatatatatatatatatatataaatataaaattgtttaGAAGAACATggtattaatattatattgaaTAGGTACTTGCGCACACTAAAATCATATGTTCGTAATAAGGCTCGTCCAGAAGGATCTATAGCAGAAGGAATAATTGCACAAGAATGTGTAACTTTTTGTTCCAAATACCTGCATGATGTTGAAACACGAATGAATCGCGTCGGAAGAAACTATGAGGGTGATCTAACACAAAAAAGCTCCAGCTTAGCAATTTTTTCCCAATGTGGTCTCCTTTTAGGTAATTCTAAAATTGAGCAATTAGCTATCTCGGATTGGAACCGGGCAACTATGTGTGTTCTAAAAAATTGTGAAGAAGTTTCACCTTATGTTAGGTAAGGATTTCTATAAGCGGTTCTAGACATTTCTGgttttctctttatatatttttaatataatcttaataatttaatgcataGGGAACATATTGAAGAGGTTCAAAGCAAGTACGATAGTGATGTGGAGCTGCGGCACGAAGAACAATTTCTTGGTTGGTTTCAAGCTAAAATAGCGAAGATGTTTGATAACCGAGACAAAACAGTGTCACAAGAACTATTACACCTTGCTCAAGGTCCAGATAAACGGGTGAATAAGTATACTGGATATTTAATTAATGGATTCAGATTTCACACAAAGGAGCatgaaaaatttttgaaaacacAAAATAGTGGGGTGTTTGTTCGGGGAGATGATGGCCTAAGCAGCAAGGAATACTATGGGTTAATTTTAGATATCATTGAACTCCAATACCAAGGATCAAAAAGAATAGCTTTATTTAAATGTCATTGGTGGGATGTGTACAATTGTGGCCGGGGATATAAGGAGGATGAAAATGGGTTTTTCTTAGTTAATGTCGATCGTGAATTGGCCACTAATACAACTGATCCATATATCTTGGCATCACAAGCTCAACAAGTATATTATGCCAAAGACATAAGAGATCCTAAATGGTTAGTTGTTGTCAAGACACAACCTCAAGACCTTTATGATGTGCCTACAATAGAAACAAGTGCAAATGATCAAGAAGAGTCAACATCAACACCAATTCAAGAAAATGAGAACATAGGTGATTTCTATAGAATTGATGGTGATAAAGATCACGGTGATTTATGTAATGTTGACTTGGCTAGAGCTAATGTAGAAGAGATTGTATTTGATGTAAGTGGGCTCAATATCAATGTAGAAACAAACGAAGAGGACCTCTTAAACTATAATGATGATGACAATGATTCCTTTGCGAATAAAACTTGAGCCACCTTGCTTTTTGGTaatgatttattatttgtttgtcttttatatttttatgtgtatTTATTGCTAATACTTGATTTGCTtgcttttaatttataatatttgtctatttaaataattaattatctattgTTGATAGGCAATGGTGGGAGAAAGCAAGAAGTCTATAGTACAAGTTAACAAGTCTAATAGAGTCTCGACTTCATCACGAAGAACTTTGGAGTGTCGATCTGAAAAGCCATGGCTTAGATCACAATCTCAAAATTCAGAACCTACTCCACCTCTCAGTGAAGATCCACATGCTTCCACTCATCTTCCTTCAACTATAATTGATCGGTCGTCATCTCCAACTACTGCTAATCTGGACACTAACGCTACAGGTTTTGTTAAAGAATTAATTTAGTGTTATCAATTAAATACTTCCTTACCTTTTTCCACTAGCAAATGTCGAAAGAAATCCTGTGATGCATAGGAAAATCAATGCAAGAAATAGATAGAGATAATAGTCGTGTAGCTGCTGCTGCCAGCCAACTGCAGGTCTGCTTGGGTCGAGCTGTGGGCGGTCTTCAGCTGGCAGAATTTATTACAGAAATGGGAGTCGTGTTGCGACAATATGCACCACTTAATGTTAACAAATGGGCTGAAGTACCTATGCATTATAAGGATAAGATGTGGGATGATTTAATGGTATGatattcattttaaatttttttaaccattaAATATACTTcttgtttgcttgtttaatcATATTATATGAAATCTTTGATTAgttgtatgtatttattgttTCTTAGGAAAAATATGATGGGCTTGCTGGTTTTAAAGATGAAGTGATGTATAATTTCAATCATATGTATAGAGATTGGAGACATCGCAAGCATCtacattataattaatttctaaCAGATGAAGAAAGGCTACAAAATTGTCCAAATGATATTTCAGAATCAGATTGGGCATCGTTAGTTGAATATTTTGGTTCTGAACAATTTAaggttattaatttattatacatgttattAGCTTGCAAGAATTATTTTTACATGCAAATATGACCCTACTTAATTTTTTGTAGAGAATGTCGGCGCGTAATAAAGAAAATCGAGCAAAACAATCGACTAGCTCAATCTGCGGACGAAAATCATTTGCTACAGTCCTATATGATATGGTGATTTTGtcaattaattcaatttatggatatctttttatattatattaattttatgacATCaaggttttaattttaaattgatagagGGATCCAGAAACGGAGGTTGATCCTGATTTAACTGAATATTGGAAGGCTACACACCAGCGAAGAACTGATAATTCTTGGTGTTCTGAGAAGGCTCAAAATGCTATGGTATAGTAACATTCTTTTGTAGCACAACTTTACTACATTTTCTATACATACATGTATTAGACTTGTAAAATCTTAAAGagaaattcaattttaattatacATGTATTAGACTAGTGAAGACGAGCAATTTTCTTCTAAATACAAATATGTTTCATATTACTTTTGTATCTCATTCAATGCAGCAACAATTTGAGCATGTAAGAAAATCACAAGAAGAGTTAGGTGATCGTCCATTATCAACGGAGGAACATTTAACAAAGGCTTTTGGTGCACGATCGGGATATCTTCGTGGTTTAGGATGTGGACCTAAGCCACTAAGTAGTAAGAATTTGGAAGCTAAAGCATCAAAAGAGGCTATTGAGAGACAAATAGAAGAATTGAAGAATGAGCTGAAGCAATCAAGAGAGGAGAATGAAGAGCGAGAAGCACGCCTACAAAGGgaaagagatgagagagagagaggagaggtttaaaaaagaaattgaagagaTTAAGGCGCATTTTAAAGCTGAATTTAATGAACAATTAAAGTTATTTGTTCAGTTATATGGAGCACCGACCACATCATCCCCTCCTTCCACTCAAAATCATTAGTGGAATTTCTTAATTGAAGGTAACTATATATTCTATCTCATGTTATCTTTTGTGCTTTAAAGTAAAACTCCAAGTGCGTTGAGAATTAGCTTTTGATATGCAAGTCAGTTGTTTGCTCTTGTGCAAGAAGTGCCTAGATTACATTTATATGTTTAATGCGCTAATTTTGGTTGGCTATTTAGTTTCCGCTGCATTATGTTGTTATCTTGACCagttcaagttttttttttactcttatgCTCACTATGAATGTTAACCCACATACTGCTGCATTATGGAATTAGACTAGTGAATCGTGgtgcatgtatgtatgtaatgCACAGCAGTTGCATGTAATGACTTTACTCAAGCCATAAGTAATGGAAAGGATAAAAGTGAAACACTTCCTTCTTCTTTTGCATGTGTATGTGTGTGAAAAATTTGTCAAAGAGCACCCATAGCTCTATTATTTAAGCAGTGTGCAGAAAATGATAACAATCGAGAATATCCACAGAATAGTTCTTTAGGTTTCTCCACTTTGTCAAGTTGGAATTGTCCCGATATTTTGATGCTTCATACCTGCGGCATCTTGTGATACTTGGTTTTGCGTTGCTTTAGTAAGCTTGTCAATGTTATTTGATGAGAGCTGTTTGGACATTTAAAGTAGTAGCTTTTCACTACAACATGCACAGCATCTTTTTACTGcagtaaaaataaaagatttaatttaaaacttctgtttttatagttttaaacaAAATAGCTGCGTGTTGTAGAAAAAGCTTTAGACTCGTTTGCGTGCGGAGTATCTATTCTTGAGTAGAACTGTTCCAAAAGTGTGACCAAAGAACAAGGCCTAGTTTGGATGTTTCGTGTTCATGGCTTTCAATTTATGCTTTGATGAATTTGAGAGGTTCAAAACTGCTTTGAAACTCTCCTTAAATGGTGGTGGCTCGGAATCGCCACTCTCATCACTCATCACTATTTTATCACTCATCacttatttttacaaaagcAACAACTAATTAgaattgttttttttgtttctcatgCAGGGTCGAGATGTCTACATCCTGGTAAGCTTATTGTCTACATCCTAGTAAGCTTATTTTCTTGTTGTTGCCTTCTGAAATGCATAGATCCAGGATATGCTTGGTTtggttttgtttcttttatatttgatttgcCTTCTGGAATGCATAGATCCACATCAGTATTCGTTTagcatcaaattttttgattcAGAAACTTTGACTCATCAAAAGTTTGAGAAAGAAACAACAAACTAGTTTAGCTAACACTGCCATAGTTTAGCTAACACTGCCTCAACTTacattgaaattttgaatgagTACTTTACTAGGTTGGTCATTATTATTAGAAATTAAGCCCATGAAAATTGATCATGATGTCTATTGTATTTTGGAGTTTCAATTATAACAATCTAGCTCTCCAAGTTCAAGACCAAGATTCCAATTTGGCATCTGAAGTCCTAATCTATGGAAATTAAACCCATGAAAATTGATCCTGTTGTTGCCTTCTGAAGATGGTGTTGACACTGCACTTTTTTTCCAACAGTAGATCAACAGATTGTCTTACTTGTTATGTAGGGCAAACTTCAAGAAGATTGTCATAATCCTAACTAcaaacaaaattgaaattgagCCCATATGCTAGCTATTCGAGTAGAAACAGGGGTCGTTTGCTGTTGCTCTTGTTTTTGCTTTCCACAACATATAACTGGCTCTAATCAAGAGTTTCCGCTGCAGcgaaaagtaattaaaatgcGGTTCCGAGTCTGAAAAACGAAAAATGAAATTTATTGCATCTGGGCAGAAGAAAATGATACTAGTACTTTAACATTTGTTTCTTCATCTCCTTCTGATTCCGACGATTCAAACTCCGCATCATCAATGGTTCTAGTCTTTGCTCTTTGTGTCTGTGTTGTTGCCTTCCTTCTTGCATTCCACCTTGCCTGCGATGTAGCCCCAGTAGCTTTTCCAACTTGACCCCAAGTCAATCCTTCTCCAGGAAAGACTTCTTCATTTTGAGGAGTAACATTCGAGGCACATATTGAAGTGGGAGCTTTCCACTCTGACTCTGAGACTTCATCTTCGTCTCTATCATTTAGGGCAATTGGATCTCTATTCCTGTCGGCTTGTCTCAATCTGAGCCTTGCATTAAACTTAACAAAGACAAGATCGTTCAAACGCTTTTGCTCAAGTCTGTTTCTCTTCTTCGTATGTATCTGAAACCAAAAATAATATTGCAACTTATTTGCTTCATGAAAAGGCATATAGTGTACTTGAATAGTTTATCAATTAACAAGTCAAGTTTAGCAATGAGATGTTTAAAGAAAAATCactgaattaattttttaaaaatttagaagtgcTTAAATGTAACCGTTAGTACTTAACAACAATTCAATATTATCCATACAACTATAATTACCTGGATTAAGATTAGGCTTTTGTCTTGTCGTATCGCAATTTCCCTCCCAAATGATCCCGAAGCAGTTTTGTACAATGGCAATTCTTCAAGTATCTTATCTTGCTTACTTGGAtcatttggataaaatttcaatAGACACTCAAGCACACCATCCATGATACTTGCATTGCTATCAATTTCATCTTTTCTGGCATAGTAAAAAAAGGGATTCAAGAAGTAGCCTGCCTTGTGTAATGGAGTCTTAAGCTTGTCATTAAATCTTGAGTCGATAATGTTCCAAACAGGACGATATTTTTTCTCATCATCGTCCGTAGCTCATTCCTCTTCAACAGAATGCTTTGCAAACTTAGAAAAGCAGTAGCAAAATGAGTAACTCCGGTCCTTACCAAatcttttttttgggtgaacTTCCTCATCATGCTGAGCGTGATCGTATGCCCATACAAGAAAACTGTCACCATTCTTGCCTTAGTAATCGTATTTTTTACTTGCCGAAACTTTCCGATATCTTCAAGCATTAGATCAATGCAGTGAGCGGCACATGGACTCCAAAAGATATTAGGACGTTCGGCTCTTAATAAGTTTGCAGCCGCCATGTTCGCTGATGCATTATCGGAGATGACTTGAACCACATTTTCCTCTCCAGTCTCATCAATACAAGAACTAACCAACTTAAATATAAAAGGACTATCATGAACCTCCGA from Ananas comosus cultivar F153 linkage group 23, ASM154086v1, whole genome shotgun sequence includes these protein-coding regions:
- the LOC109728390 gene encoding uncharacterized protein LOC109728390; protein product: MGIDKSWMSLRNRSCNEYEKGIDIFLDFAFKRLENVKRIRCPCAKCYNVRFKSRTEVKYDLFRNGIIQNYTKWHRHGELSDESSESDAEDVNIPINQGSRNMETMLDDLFGHVSNSSNTNTSDGECTNPEDPIPEAQNYYRLLEECRQDIYPGCKRYSKLSFLVHLLNLKCLNGWTDKSVTMLLEFLIDLLPNNANIPKSYYEARKIIKDLGLDYVKIDACKNDCVLFRKKLANNDTCPTCGESRWISSSREEEANSRKRKQIPQKVLRFFPLTSRLQRLYMNKEMASKMRWHCDGRQNDGILRHPADSLAWKHFDHNHPEFAIEPRNVRLGLASDGFNPFGNMSTTHSVWPVILVPYNLPPWLCMKNDYFMISLLIPGPKAPGNDIDVYLEPLVDELNDLWKEGVRTYDASKKENFTMRAAIFWTINDFPAYANLSGWSTKGSLACPCCNKDTVSMRLKYGKKFCYMGHRRFLSHDHKWRNEKKTFDGTKENRLAPKTLSGDEVLQQLSQIKQVIFGKVNKKRKRSQQEICYLNWRKHSIFFNLPYWHTMLIRHNLDVMHVEKNIGDNLIGTLMNIDGKSKDNLNARKDLMAMGLRTELHLIPIQGKAIDIQNSVQTIGNSKPYKMPSAFYTLSKDERQSFCQFLMDLKLPDGFSSNISRCVYKHEGKLQNLKSHDIHCLLHRHLPLGIRGLLRKDISNTLIEFSAYFRELCSKSLRMSDLERLENSIALTLCKL
- the LOC109728265 gene encoding uncharacterized protein LOC109728265 isoform X1, giving the protein MMMTMIPLRIKLEPPCFLAMVGESKKSIVQVNKSNRVSTSSRRTLECRSEKPWLRSQSQNSEPTPPLSEDPHASTHLPSTIIDRSSSPTTANLDTNATGKSMQEIDRDNSRVAAAASQLQVCLGRAVGGLQLAEFITEMGVVLRQYAPLNVNKWAEVPMHYKDKMWDDLMRMSARNKENRAKQSTSSICGRKSFATVLYDMRDPETEVDPDLTEYWKATHQRRTDNSWCSEKAQNAMQQFEHVRKSQEELGDRPLSTEEHLTKAFGARSGYLRGLGCGPKPLSSKNLEAKASKEAIERQIEELKNELKQSREENEEREARLQRERDERERGEV
- the LOC109728265 gene encoding uncharacterized protein LOC109728265 isoform X2, producing the protein MVGESKKSIVQVNKSNRVSTSSRRTLECRSEKPWLRSQSQNSEPTPPLSEDPHASTHLPSTIIDRSSSPTTANLDTNATGKSMQEIDRDNSRVAAAASQLQVCLGRAVGGLQLAEFITEMGVVLRQYAPLNVNKWAEVPMHYKDKMWDDLMRMSARNKENRAKQSTSSICGRKSFATVLYDMRDPETEVDPDLTEYWKATHQRRTDNSWCSEKAQNAMQQFEHVRKSQEELGDRPLSTEEHLTKAFGARSGYLRGLGCGPKPLSSKNLEAKASKEAIERQIEELKNELKQSREENEEREARLQRERDERERGEV